TATACTTCCTGTATGCTACCCCTGCATTGTTAACCAGGATGTCAATCCTTCCAAAAGCATCTACAGCCTCTGAAATCATGTTTTCAACATCCTCTTCTACTCTGATGTCCGTACTCACCGGAAGAGCCTTTCTGCCTTCCTTTTCCACCATCCGGGCAGTTTCACGAATATCTTTTTCTGTCCTTGCAGCAATTACAATGTCGGCTCCTTCTCTTGCGAGTGCCAGGCATATCGCCCTTCCTATTCCTTTTCCCCCGCCGGTTACAACGGCTGTTTGCCCCATCAATTTCATAAAAATCGCTTTGCTTAATATTTAACAGAATAAAGGATAATGTTTTTGGAAACACTGTTCCTGATATTAATTTCTGATCAGGAACCAGGATGGGAGTTGCCTGAACTGAAATATCTGTATTATATTCTCGCGCTTTCAGGGATGAGGGTGGGACATGTGGAGCATCTGTCCCGGCTTATGTAACTGTGACCTTGCTGAACCTCCATCTCGCAATAATAAACATTATCCCCGCAAAAGCCAGCAGGGCGATATAGGACGCAAGTATCTCTCCCTGAGTGTAAGTATAGCGGATTCCGATTGCAGAAAAGTCGCTTCCTATTGCAAAATACCTGATCCCGTTGACAAGGTGAGTTAGAGGGTTGATGGTGGACAGAGCCCGAAGCACAGGGGGAAACGAATCCACAGGATAAAGGGCGTTGCTTGTGAAAAAGAAAGGCATGGTAAGAAGGGTAATTACTGCCTGCATCCCTTCCGGGCTTTCCATGGTTATAGCTATTGCAGCCGAAAGGAAAAGAAATCCCAGGGAAAAAGTGCCTACAAAAACAATGATTCCAGCAAGAGAGTAAAGGATCTGCACCGGGTCATAGCCCCCGAAAAATTCAACCCCCAGTAAAAGCCCGAAAACCATTATTACGGCTGCCTGAATAAAGGACTTGGTCATGCCGGACAGGCCTATACCAATGATAACATGGATCCTTGGCAGCGGGCTTGAGAATGTTTCACGCATAAGCCCCCAGTTTTTATCAAAAAGAAGGACAGTGCCCCCGAACAGGCTTGTAAAAAGAGTAGTCATCGCAATAACGCCTGCCCCTATGAAAGTCAGGTAACCGACAGTTTTTACACCCGGAACTACCGGCATTGTTGCAGTCAGCCTTTCAAAATTGTTTGACATTGCAATCCCGAAAAATGCAAGCCAGAGTGCGGGCTGGATAAGAGATGAAAACAGGAGAGCCCGGAAACGGATAAACCTGAGCATATCGCGCCAGTAAATGGTAAGGAACCCGGTATGCATCCTTAGCGCCCCCTGCTCCTGGGTACCACGACAGCTCCTTTTTCCGCACCGCTGTCTCTCAATTCTCTGCCCGTATAATGGACAAAAACGTCATCCATTGAAGGCTTTTTCAGGTTCACTGCCTTAATTTTGATCCCTCTGCTTCGAAGCCTGTCCATTACCTCGGGCAGCAGATAGGTCCCGTCAACATTAACCATAACCACTATCCCTTTCGTTTTTTCCCTGATCCCTTTTACACTGTCGAGGTCCTTTAACAGCTCTGCAGCTTCCCAGTTGTCACTCGTTTCCAAATAAATGAGGTCCTGGCCAAGTGTGTTTTTTAGCTCCCAGGACCTGCCTGTAATTACTATCTTCCCGTGGTCTATGATGCTGATCCTGTCACTGAGCTGGTCAGCTTCGTCCATGTAGTGCGTGGTCAAAAAAATAGTTGTGCCCTGATGATTGATATCCCTTAAATAGTCCCAGATCCTTATCCTGGTCTGAGGGTCAAGCCCTATTGTAGGCTCATCCATGAAAAGCACCTTCGGCCGCGTCATAAGCCCCCTCGCGATCTCGAGCCTTCGTTTCATCCCTCCGCTCAGGTGTCTGGTGAGAGTATCTTTCTTCCCTTCAAGCTCGACCAGGCTGACCAGTTCTTCAATTCTTTCCTGCCTCTCAGCCTTTGACATGGAATAGAGCCTTCCGTGATATTCCAGAATCTCCTTTACTGTCATGTCCCTGTCAAGTGTGAGCTCCTGAAAAACAATCCCTATGGACTCCCTGACCTTTTCAGGCTCATGCTTTAAATCATGCCCTGCAATCTTTGCACTCCCTTTCTGAACAGGCAGGAGGGTGGTAAGGATATTGATTACAGTACTTTTCCCGGCTCCATTTGGCCCGAGAAAGGAGAAGATTTCTCCTCGCCTGACAGTAAAGCTGATATTATCGACTGCTTTTATCTCGCCGAAAAAATACTCCAGGTTGTTTACTTCTATGACATTGTCTTCCAGAGCAGGTACCCCATTTCCCCTTTACGTTAAAAGGATTGGACCTTCAGTGATAAATAGATTTTTTGCCTCACGGAATCCATTTTACATATTTCCCCAAAGTGCGATCAGGATAAAATAAAAATAAGTTTTCATTTTTTTGATTACAGGTGAACTTTCCTGTTTCGCGTCAAGATTTATATTCATTTAGAATAATAATATTTATTAGCTCTGTACTGTTTTAAAATAAATAGAATAAGAGGGGAAGTGAAATGATAGAGCTCATACCTGGTTTTCCTGAAAATGTCGTAGCAGTTACCGCAAGTGGAGTGCTAACCGGAGAAGATTATGAAAAAGTGCTTGTCCCTGCTATAGAAGAGAAAGTAAAGAAATATGGAAAGATTCGCCTCCTGTATCAATTGAATGAGAGGTTCGAGGGATTTACCGATAAAGCTATGTTTGAGGATGCCACGATTGGAATTCGGCATATCACAGACTTTGAAAGAATTGCGGTTATCTCAGATGTGGAATGGATAATTAATGCCGTGAAAATATTCGAATTTATTATTCCCGGCTCTGTAAGAGTCTACAGGAATAAAGAATTTCCCGAAGCAAAAGCCTGGATCAGCGAGTGAACCCATATTAACCTTTGTTAAACAATTAAGTGGACACAGTCGAGCCAGACTTACCCTGGCTTAAAAATGAATGCTACTGAATCGGAGCCACTGCTATCATAAGCGAAAGATATACCCATTCTTTTCTTTTTTGATTATTATGGTCTGAATAATTCCCGACCTTCCGGTGTCAGAATCGTGGGTGTTGTCTCCTTGAAACTGATATATTCCTTCAAATCCGATTTCAGAATCCTTTCGATCTCTTTCCAGCTGCTGTCCTTTGTTTCCGTAAACAGGTAACCAAAAAGCCCGTATTTTTCATGATCAGCTTTCCTCAGCTCCAGTGGTTTCTCAAAGTCGGAGAGCAGTCTTTCATAGTCAAAAGCTTTTACGGATTTCGAATCAATGTCCGGAGTCTTATTCAAAATCACAAGGCAGAATTTCCTTTCATCCCTGCCTTCGAGAATATTATCCCAGTCTGGCTCAAGCTGTTCCAGGAAGTACCTGTAGGTATTAATCCCGTAAGCAAAATATGCAATATCAGTTGTGCACCAGCCGGCGAAACGCATAGGGTTCACTTCTATTGGCTGGATTCTCCTGTCTGACCCTATCCGGAATTCCAGGTGAAGGGGAAAACTCCTGAGCCTGGCAAGATTTCCTATTTCTTTTAAGAGGTCTTCAACGGTTTCCCTGTAAGTTTCCATAACCGATTTTGAGGTAAAATATACCCTGTCGCTGACATCATTTTCAGAAGAGAAGATGTGTTTTAATATATTGAGGATTACTGGTTTCTCTTTGCTGTTAAAGTAAGCATCAACTGCAAATTCTTCTCCTTCGATGTTTTCCTCGATAATGAATTTTCCAGTATCGAGAACCTGCACAGGATAACGGCCCCTGATTTCTTCGACTTCGATTTTTATGCGCTCAAGGACAGCGTCCCACTCTTCATCAGTTGAAACTTTGTAAACTCCCAGACTGAAAAAACCTGTCGCCGGCTTTATTATGAAGGGCTTTTTTATTTCCTCAGTCTGGATTTCGTCCAGCTTGTCAAACTCAATGCCCTGGAAATAAAAGTCGGGATATATCCTTTCCAGCAGCTCTCTAAATTTGATTTTGTTTTTGAAAAGCTGTATTTTCTCAGGCAGCCCGGTAAACCCGAGATTTTCCGAGATCCAGCCAATGGAGTTTTCGGAACTGGAATAAATAGCATATTCGCCTTTTCCTTTTATGAATTCGATAAACTCAGCTTCTTCAAGAAGCCTGAGCTTTTTTTCTGTATCAATTCCGGTTGCCATTTCATTTTTTAAAACGGGGATCTGGAGCTCTGCAGCAGTGTTTTTTAAAAATTCAGAGACATAAGGGTAGTCGAGGATCAACATTTTTCTAACCTTTCTTAATATTTTTCGGCGTGGGGTATAAAGCCGGATAACACGGGAGATGAGTAATTAAGACAGGCTGATAATATTAGTTTTGGGGTTGATTTTGTGATCTAATGCACTAAAATTAAAATTTTTTAGAGTTAAGGCGTGATGCAGGAAAAAGTTTTAAAAAAATAGTTTTATCATCGGAGTCTATCCAGCCCGTGGTATAAAGGACTGCAGCAAAAAGAGGGACTGAAACAGCACTGAGAAACATGATGTCGGCATACGGTTCCAGAAGGATAATGAATAAAGAAACTACGCCTGCGCCTATGATGGGAGAAATTGTTCCTTTGAGCGGGTTTTCATGTAAAAGGTTCTTATGGACCCAGATCAGACCAAACACCATTGACCCCAGTACTGAAAGTACCGTGGCGACAGCAGCGCCGATGTAACCTGTTGAAGGGATCAGGATAAGGTTCAGGGATACGTTCAGGAGAGCGGCTAAAATAGCTGTTTTTGAGATTATTTGCTGGTTTCCGCTTGAAACACAGGTAGAACTGATAAGTACACTTATGAATGTGATGGCTGTTGCCCAGATAAGGATCTGCAAAGCAATTACTGAGTTCTGATACTCCGGGCCGTAAAAGATCAGGATAATCTTTTCCGAAGCAAAGGTTACCAGAACTGCAATTAGCAAACCTGAAGCAAAAAGATACTTGAATGTCCTGGCATATGCGAAACTGAATGAGTTAAAAGATTCCTTAAAGTATCTGGACATTAAAGGAAAGGTGGAGGTTGTAAAAGCGGATGGGAGGAAGACAAGAGCATCCGTAAGGCGGTAGGCAGCGGAATAAAAGCCTACTTCAGCATCCCCGCGCAAAAACGAGAGCATGAGTACATCGATCTTGAAATATACCACTGTAAAGACCGAAGCAATTGCTATTGGAATAGCTTCCCTCAATAACTGTTTTATTAAAGTGATATCAGGATTAAATGATACTTTAACTAATTTCTTTGAAAATAATACCATTAACAAGTTGTGCACGAAAGTGGCTGAAACAGAGGCAAAAATAAAGGTATTGAGCGTTGAGTTTATAGCAACTGCAAGGAAAACAAATAACAGAAGACAGACCCGGCTTACAAGGTTAAATAACAGAGAGTATTCCATTCTCAGTTTTGCTTCATATATGATTCCGTAAGCTCCTGTCCCACTTATCAGGAGGCCCAGAGATGCTATATAAAGGGCATTTTTTGTTGAGGAAGGAAATCCTATGAGGTTTATCAGAATAAAGGCTAAAATTATGGCAACGAATGAAAGAAAAAATTTTATTATAGTCCCGTTGCCTATAAGTTTTCCAGCTTTTCCAGGTTCTTTTGCAGCCTCTCTTACAAGTATCTGATGAACTCCCATATCAGGGATAAAACTGAAGAAATAGAT
This window of the Methanosarcina mazei S-6 genome carries:
- a CDS encoding SpoIIAA family protein, producing MIELIPGFPENVVAVTASGVLTGEDYEKVLVPAIEEKVKKYGKIRLLYQLNERFEGFTDKAMFEDATIGIRHITDFERIAVISDVEWIINAVKIFEFIIPGSVRVYRNKEFPEAKAWISE
- a CDS encoding flippase, translating into MQTVKYLARNSGFLFLNGIATNILSFFAMLYIARHLGPEDYGIFSFAFAFIYFFSFIPDMGVHQILVREAAKEPGKAGKLIGNGTIIKFFLSFVAIILAFILINLIGFPSSTKNALYIASLGLLISGTGAYGIIYEAKLRMEYSLLFNLVSRVCLLLFVFLAVAINSTLNTFIFASVSATFVHNLLMVLFSKKLVKVSFNPDITLIKQLLREAIPIAIASVFTVVYFKIDVLMLSFLRGDAEVGFYSAAYRLTDALVFLPSAFTTSTFPLMSRYFKESFNSFSFAYARTFKYLFASGLLIAVLVTFASEKIILIFYGPEYQNSVIALQILIWATAITFISVLISSTCVSSGNQQIISKTAILAALLNVSLNLILIPSTGYIGAAVATVLSVLGSMVFGLIWVHKNLLHENPLKGTISPIIGAGVVSLFIILLEPYADIMFLSAVSVPLFAAVLYTTGWIDSDDKTIFLKLFPASRLNSKKF
- a CDS encoding ABC transporter permease, with the translated sequence MHTGFLTIYWRDMLRFIRFRALLFSSLIQPALWLAFFGIAMSNNFERLTATMPVVPGVKTVGYLTFIGAGVIAMTTLFTSLFGGTVLLFDKNWGLMRETFSSPLPRIHVIIGIGLSGMTKSFIQAAVIMVFGLLLGVEFFGGYDPVQILYSLAGIIVFVGTFSLGFLFLSAAIAITMESPEGMQAVITLLTMPFFFTSNALYPVDSFPPVLRALSTINPLTHLVNGIRYFAIGSDFSAIGIRYTYTQGEILASYIALLAFAGIMFIIARWRFSKVTVT
- a CDS encoding ATP-grasp domain-containing protein, which codes for MLILDYPYVSEFLKNTAAELQIPVLKNEMATGIDTEKKLRLLEEAEFIEFIKGKGEYAIYSSSENSIGWISENLGFTGLPEKIQLFKNKIKFRELLERIYPDFYFQGIEFDKLDEIQTEEIKKPFIIKPATGFFSLGVYKVSTDEEWDAVLERIKIEVEEIRGRYPVQVLDTGKFIIEENIEGEEFAVDAYFNSKEKPVILNILKHIFSSENDVSDRVYFTSKSVMETYRETVEDLLKEIGNLARLRSFPLHLEFRIGSDRRIQPIEVNPMRFAGWCTTDIAYFAYGINTYRYFLEQLEPDWDNILEGRDERKFCLVILNKTPDIDSKSVKAFDYERLLSDFEKPLELRKADHEKYGLFGYLFTETKDSSWKEIERILKSDLKEYISFKETTPTILTPEGRELFRP
- a CDS encoding ATP-binding cassette domain-containing protein → MEDNVIEVNNLEYFFGEIKAVDNISFTVRRGEIFSFLGPNGAGKSTVINILTTLLPVQKGSAKIAGHDLKHEPEKVRESIGIVFQELTLDRDMTVKEILEYHGRLYSMSKAERQERIEELVSLVELEGKKDTLTRHLSGGMKRRLEIARGLMTRPKVLFMDEPTIGLDPQTRIRIWDYLRDINHQGTTIFLTTHYMDEADQLSDRISIIDHGKIVITGRSWELKNTLGQDLIYLETSDNWEAAELLKDLDSVKGIREKTKGIVVMVNVDGTYLLPEVMDRLRSRGIKIKAVNLKKPSMDDVFVHYTGRELRDSGAEKGAVVVPRSRGR